In a single window of the Rhodamnia argentea isolate NSW1041297 chromosome 2, ASM2092103v1, whole genome shotgun sequence genome:
- the LOC115750714 gene encoding uncharacterized protein LOC115750714 isoform X2, giving the protein MEFRSMKRKELQALCKKHGVPANLTNREMADRLSSIFEETEKSVVQWKCNSDGSVEPTRETDGKAAQQNVKKVRFSPVDETFVFVSSNLKCTSREKRANARGSSCRQSLAVKKSRRRVVSVGSMRSPVRATRSRAGKVVDKDAAQIFSPVIRKKSRPGEVKFVNNEIQSIDAGDVNPELSASNNCENPQVEVAAPLRWHLRSRRVGVEKDSKVEGTTIENTRKNVRPSDAKKRNRNDTEGHLHSDDKPEDGSLAFVRAQQRKTTRHSKRMERGKTDSKLLSEESEAVKSVGRITQSRAPRGDRASTVIALNEIVEAQGEIEVVKLGQSPKIVGRRTRKSTAQDENPLSENDGPEGKKSDIFTGRSVERRKTKRMKRNAAAGSKSLVDADVARVKFCSQKKSSLDASTIEAESRKAEVLEEHEEVDSLGHISNGSGQSVLRGKHSPVHMGKERNVLVLENKTRRRNKDTCHKLGASEFRVAVDPVNVLPLRRSRRKAIPSAVLTDTEFIAHPTDRKNLRRSPYNTASEVETSAKEQSLKKLMTNALVHNSRVTSDAPAKQKGGKASNGEMEYSGPSTEEPRTSRQSKRGTYKFKHGSSMKSIVKADAKRRKGSATITAESGARAESAEMMDEALNIYVYLDVPAVLEREDGLEKNGKIDKDECSKNKGSDGKAGDITGVNTCDFYAKNIYKNDDLAAQSGNALVSAAEKSQAVDVKCGLEELPTDSFVIAEKPTVLIEDDRGKVQDSVNRSCQALGRAEDSIPEQVSSRAQIEDMKAVSHQDESLTRNSDSMDETSDAPLCLENKPETEHLYIGEDAYPRSVEELGLKDHMDECGQRGITKRGPVDADEHTHQIVLLDASTNEEKNQAYEASEVHDKNLRPQVGTFKTATEDVVAIQLHNSCSSLPRTPEMLALGCREANQLKTISLVISSLQSDGPFGGDRYTSRETEFSNEREQPEQTVMDAEDGLCTSEKTTEEPGIKQRESQEPLEIVEAAAAACEVTIDKVAEGNQSADASFSLSNPIDAQITREKVREVEEGSSDIASEKPLGNFTRQSSGKDLSMIPRFNAPVAKKCLLSYEQPLQKASEKQGKDGKGQCPLVEECFCTFGEEISNKPAIKSESDLTSVEVGMENKDKIQEDSTAEEDNGVHFRTDLINARDDDLKDKLQVDCTGTCPDEPGSDTDEHRENGPMMRSFESGFDETGKSPMETVSAQAVGLITSVEGSSAEDKGIPSEMVALHSLNTFDHEMSSCTNDVSKDNDGYEAGGNLEDEILSPVKDGNSPTHRFLDANSEENGLEVEEKSFLSSCDVNNIMKPAANTEVLIESILQVISSRKDQVLDMKEVMNDSSSHQLCGNLNAEKGADTDTIPSRVASENFQPDESNALRICHMKVLGEIEDVLNVACNTEAVAFHKCLKEQNLEQCSHIVEEGDLHLSLDQPADKYDLEEAAAHLNCGPEGVVALENNSVDLPQSSNFEFAHFESLEKKGTVSSLSSSSYGHKQEELDDGGQQEEMGFKVDKMELTASSNLNFSANQSANHSENLEALEEGNSDVIEVGNCHLPRAGGEELNAQKEALSFHQNNKGSICKFYEVEEEASSATVTIVAVDKLNKEEDGNTTSVFLQDCVQFHGDESTKIDLDTTITPGVAAEDPKCNFNEVLGTMLHSDEQKIVRCDGQRGNCLWPDQKVPATLEYPIPLEPISADVSIYVGTTESGLIPKDIRTDAVQFDDDKLLKRSHLDEVSSHMIEAAPNVNSPIEIVNTSREDILHTEDEASALIMQENPETFNLEYGSTPAGETTLSRHGMTIGYEWDKTNSVGERLVVHPCDEPNKASDSSIAPPLNVVPFPGEDPSKENNVDIGTNAKEKSDGDRAEVIAQEAHEPQEDHAVFGNASDSNHSSGACREVAKEYAGDDEVASVQTDPVVCESSCTKGERVVEHNEETLGSGRLDEPATESNLLSANADSSSDFSLISSIGDPSILENKFLESQVESQTFTSWEMSFVFGDNSLDSVGKLDADTGEERQRNGNAKNADYVEVRIAKLEEKAPVVTVEVSKDHVDRFDAQVTLLNETFLKNQENKEDMIRVTDDEHSKDGATFEYSRDLEHEKKDVTEDRCSNSPGTEELTIKNEKDSTEQEVSAMIQEYMDREKLEDGSTEVRVSCVDSREKELAHVNASGRAPSDVCPLQHAPSELRKEHLSFSSYANENVELGIKKEKETFIPNSDNHSPASVNLSARTDVAENVTMQQLNLISPLTKSLDVKMEEPGKLINSSMVGRTKARSNFIKKTPKKLLATSDMKENMLSTKWEQVGSVTASKTAKTRRVLEDLQRKQI; this is encoded by the exons ATGGAGTTTCGTAGCATGAAACGGAAAGAACTGCAGGCGCTGTGCAAGAAGCATGGCGTGCCTGCTAACTTGACGAACCGCGAGATGGCAGATCGGTTGAGTTCGATCTTCGAG GAGACCGAGAAGTCTGTTGTCCAGTGGAAGTGTAACTCTGATGGTTCGGTAGAACCAACCCGTGAAACTGATGGTAAGGCCGCGCAGCAGAATGTGAAGAAAGTGAGGTTTAGCCCTGTCGATGAAACGTTTGTCTTCGTcagttcaaatttgaaatgtacTTCAAGAGAGAAGCGAGCTAATGCAAGGGGTTCTAGCTGTCGACAGAGTTTGGCTGTCAAAAAATCTCGCAGGAGAGTAGTTTCTGTTGGATCTATGCGGAGTCCGGTTAGGGCAACAAGGTCGAGGGCTGGAAAAGTAGTTGATAAGGATGCAGCCCAAATTTTTTCGCCTGTTATTAGGAAGAAGAGCAGGCCAGGAGAGGTGAAGTTCGTCAACAATGAAATTCAGAGCATTGATGCTGGTGATGTGAATCCTGAACTGAGTGCCAGCAATAATTGCGAGAATCCTCAGGTTGAAGTTGCAGCCCCACTTCGATGGCACTTGAGAAGCAGGAGAGTAGGAGTTGAGAAAGATAGCAAAGTTGAGGGCACAACTATAGAAAATACGAGGAAGAACGTAAGACCATCAGATGCCAAGAAGAGGAACAGAAATGATACTGAAGGGCATTTGCATTCAGACGACAAACCTGAAGATGGTTCCCTAGCATTTGTGAGGGCACAACAAAGGAAGACTACTCGGCATTCAAAGCGCATGGAAAGAGGGAAGACAGATTCAAAGTTGTTGAGCGAGGAATCAGAGGCAGTCAAATCTGTAGGGAGAATAACGCAGTCCAGGGCTCCGAGAGGGGATCGTGCTTCTACTGTTATAGCACTAAATGAAATTGTGGAAGCTCAGGGAGAGATTGAGGTTGTCAAACTTGGTCAATCGCCAAAGATTGTCGGCAGAAGGACACGAAAATCAACTGCACAAGATGAAAATCCACTAAGCGAGAATGATGGTCCAGAGGGTAAAAAATCTGATATTTTCACAGGAAGGAGTGTGGAGAGGAGGAAGACTAAAAGAATGAAGCGCAATGCAGCAGCAGGTTCAAAATCTCTAGTGGATGCCGACGTCGCTCGTGTTAAATTTTGTTCTCAAAAGAAGTCCAGCCTTGATGCTTCTACCATTGAAGCTGAAAGTAGGAAAGCTGAGGTTCTAGAGGAACATGAAGAGGTTGATTCCCTCGGACACATATCAAATGGTTCCGGCCAAAGTGTTCTGAGGGGAAAGCATTCTCCTGTTCATATGGGTAAAGAGCGAAATGTACTCGTTCTTGAGAACAAGACAAGAAGACGAAACAAAGACACGTGTCACAAGTTAGGGGCTTCAGAGTTTAGGGTTGCTGTTGATCCTGTCAATGTCCTTCCCCTTAGAAGATCCAGAAGGAAAGCTATTCCATCTGCTGTCCTTACTGATACAGAGTTCATTGCTCATCCAACTGACAGGAAGAATTTGCGACGGAGCCCATATAATACTGCATCAGAAGTAGAAACTTCGGCAAAAGAACAGTCATTGAAGAAATTGATGACTAATGCCCTTGTACACAATTCAAGGGTGACCTCAGATGCACCTGCAAAGCAAAAGGGGGGAAAAGCCTCAAACGGAGaaatggaatattctggaccttCAACTGAAGAACCCAGGACCAGCAGACAGTCTAAAAGAGGTACTTATAAATTTAAACATGGTTCATCCATGAAAAGTATTGTTAAAGCTGACGCCAAGAGGCGAAAAGGCAGTGCAACAATCACAGCAGAGTCAGGTGCAAGAGCTGAAAGTGCTGAGATGATGGATGAGGCTTTGAATATTTATGTCTACTTGGATGTGCCGGCAGTTCTGGAACGTGAAGATGGGTTGGAAAAGAATGGCAAAATAGATAAAGATGAGTGCTCAAAGAACAAGGGATCAGATGGCAAGGCTGGAGACATAACAGGAGTTAATACTtgtgatttttatgcaaaaaacaTCTATAAAAACGATGACCTTGCAGCACAGTCGGGCAATGCTCTGGTTTCAGCAGCTGAGAAGTCACAAGCGGTTGATGTGAAGTGTGGCTTAGAGGAACTCCCAACTGATTCTTTCGTTATAGCTGAGAAGCCAACAGTTCTAATTGAGGACGACAGAGGGAAAGTCCAGGATTCTGTCAATCGGTCATGTCAAGCTTTGGGCAGAGCAGAAGATAGCATTCCTGAACAAGTATCTTCAAGAGCTCAAATTGAGGATATGAAAGCTGTCTCCCACCAAGATGAATCTCTCACTCGGAACTCAGATAGCATGG ATGAAACTTCCGATGCTCCCTTATGCTTGGAGAATAAACCAGAAACAGAACACTTATATATTGGAGAAGATGCTTATCCAAGAAGTGTTGAG GAATTAGGTCTCAAGGATCATATGGATGAGTGTGGGCAAAGAGGAATCACAAAGAGAGGTCCGGTAGATGCTGATGAGCACACTCATCAAATTGTTCTTCTTGATGCTAGCACTAATGAGGAAAAGAATCAAGCGTATGAGGCCAGTGAAGTACATGACAAAAACTTAAGGCCACAAGTTGGTACTTTCAAAACTGCTACAGAAGATGTCGTGGCCATTCAGTTGCACAACAGCTGCTCTAGTCTGCCAAGAACTCCAGAAATGCTTGCATTAGGATGCAGAG AGGCCAATCAACTAAAAACTATCAGTTTGGTCATCTCATCACTTCAAAGCGATGGTCCTTTTGGAGGAGACAGATATACTAGCCGTGAGACTGAATTTTCAAATGAAAGAGAACAACCAGAGCAGACAGTAATGGATGCAGAGGATGGCTTATGCACTTCTGAAAAAACCACAGAAGAACCAGGGATAAAGCAAAGGGAAAGCCAAGAGCCACTGGAAATTGTGGAAGCAGCAGCGGCAGCCTGTGAGGTGACTATAGACAAGGTTGCTGAAGGAAATCAATCTGCCGATGCGAGTTTCTCGCTTTCAAACCCGATAGATGCTCAAATTACCAGAGAAAAAGTACGAGAAGTTGAGGAAGGAAGCTCTGACATTGCTTCTGAAAAGCCTTTGGGTAATTTCACTCGACAGTCTTCTGGAAAAGATCTCAGCATGATCCCGCGATTTAACG CTCCTGTTGCTAAGAAATGTCTCCTCTCTTACGAGCAACCTCTTCAAAAGGCGTCAGAAAAGCAAGGAAAAG ATGGTAAAGGGCAATGTCCATTGGTAGAAGAATGTTTCTGTACCTTTGGGGAGGAAATTTCCAACAAACCAGCTATCAAAAGTGAAAGTGACCTAACCAGTGTGGAGGTTGGAAtggaaaataaagataaaattcAAGAGGACTCTACCGCAGAGGAGGATAATGGAGTCCATTTTCGAACAGATTTAATAAACGCACGTGATGATGACTTGAAAGACAAGCTGCAAGTGGATTGTACAGGTACATGTCCAGATGAGCCAGGCTCTGATACTGATGAGCATAGAGAAAATGGTCCGATGATGCGAAGCTTTGAATCTGGTTTTGATGAAACTGGCAAATCACCCATGGAAACAGTTAGTGCCCAAGCAGTTGGCTTGATTACTTCAGTAGAGGGGAGCAGTGCTGAAGACAAAGGCATCCCCAGTGAAATGGTTGCTCTGCATT CTCTCAATACTTTTGACCATGAAATGTCGTCCTGCACAAATGATGTCTCTAAGGACAATGATGGCTATGAAG CTGGGGGAAATCTTGAAGATGAGATTCTTTCACCAGTAAAAGATGGAAATTCTCCAACTCACAGATTTCTAGATGCCAATTCAGAAGAGAACGGTTTAGAGGTGGAAGAAAAGAGCTTCCTTAGCTCTTGCGATGTGAACAATATCATGAAGCCAGCAGCTAACACAGAGGTATTGATTGAATCAATTCTGCAAGTAATTTCAAGCAGAAAGGATCAGGTCTTAGACATGAAAGAAGTCATGAATGATAGTTCCAGTCACCAACTTTGTGGAAATTTAAATGCTGAAAAAGGTGCAGACACCGATACCATTCCTAGTAGGGTTGCCAGTGAAAATTTCCAACCGGATGAATCAAATGCACTGAGAATTTGTCATATGAAAGTACTTGGTGAAATCGAAGATGTTCTCAACGTAGCCTGTAATACAGAGGCCGTTGCTTTCCATAAATGCTTGAAAGAACAGAATCTTGAACAGTGCAGTCATATTGTTGAAGAGGGAGATTTGCACCTTAGTCTGGACCAACCAGCTGATAAGTATGATCTTGAGGAGGCGGCTGCACATCTAAATTGTGGTCCTGAAGGAGTGGTTGCTTTGGAAAATAACAGTGTTGATCTTCCACAAAGTTCCAATTTTgaatttgcacattttgagtccCTGGAGAAGAAAGGAACTGTGAGTTCTCTGTCTTCGAGCTCATATGGCCATAAGCAGGAGGAATTGGATGATGGTGGTCAGCAGGAGGAGATGGGGTTTAAAGTGGACAAGATGGAGCTGACTGCATCATCTAATCTAAACTTTTCAGCCAATCAATCTGCAAACCATTCTGAAAACCTTGAAGCACTTGAAGAAGGAAATTCTGATGTTATTGAAGTAGGCAATTGTCATTTGCCACGTGCTGGTGGAGAGGAGTTGAATGCACAAAAGGAAGCTCTAAGCTTCCATCAAAATAACAAAGGGAGCATCTGCAAATTTTATGAAGTTGAAGAGGAAGCTTCCTCTGCAACTGTGACCATCGTGGCGGTGGATAAACTtaacaaggaagaagatggaaacaCAACATCAGTTTTTCTCCAAGATTGCGTTCAATTTCATGGAGACGAGTCTACAAAGATCGATCTTGACACTACAATTACTCCAGGAGTGGCTGCTGAAGATCCTAAGTGTAACTTCAATGAAGTCTTGGGAACCATGCTGCACTCTGATGAACAGAAGATTGTTCGTTGCGATGGTCAAAGAGGAAATTGTTTGTGGCCAGACCAAAAGGTGCCAGCAACCTTGGAATATCCTATCCCCTTAGAACCTATATCTGCAGATGTCAGCATATATGTTGGAACTACAGAAAGCGGACTCATCCCAAAGGATATCAGGACAGATGCTGTCCAATTTGATGATGATAAATTACTGAAGAGAAGTCATTTGGATGAGGTCAGCAGTCACATGATAGAAGCTGCTCCTAATGTCAATAGTCCCATTGAGATAGTGAATACTTCTCGTGAAGATATCTTACATACAGAAGATGAAGCTAGCGCGTTGATTATGCAAGAAAATCCAGAAACTTTTAATCTTGAGTATGGCTCTACGCCAGCTGGAGAAACCACATTGTCTCGGCATGGCATGACTATTGGCTATGAATGGGATAAGACGAATTCTGTAGGCGAGCGTTTAGTTGTACATCCATGTGATGAACCAAATAAGGCTTCAGATTCTTCCATTGCACCTCCTCTGAATGTTGTGCCATTTCCTG GGGAAGAcccatctaaagaaaacaatGTGGACATCGGCACCAATGCCAAAGAGAAGAGCGATGGGGACAGAG CGGAAGTTATAGCGCAGGAAGCTCATGAGCCTCAAGAGGACCATGCTGTTTTTGGAAATGCCAGCGACTCTAACCATAGCTCAGGAGCTTGCAGAGAAGTTGCTAAAGAGTATGCCGGAGATGATGAAGTTGCGTCTGTGCAAACTGATCCTGTTGTGTGTGAATCTTCTTGTACGAAAGGTGAAAGGGTTGTTGAACACAATGAAGAAACACTTGGTTCTGGAAGGCTTGATGAGCCTGCCACTGAATCCAATCTACTTTCTGCAAATGCTGACTCTAGCAGTGATTTTTCTCTGATTTCATCAATTGGAGATCCATCAATTCTTG AAAACAAGTTTTTGGAGAGTCAAGTGGAGTCGCAGACATTTACTAGTTGGGAAATGAGCTTTGTATTTGGAGACAACTCACTAGACAGTGTAGGAAAATTGGATGCAGACACAGGggaagagagacagagaaatgGAAATGCCAAGAACGCTGACTATGTAGAGGTAAGGATCGCCAAGTTGGAAGAAAAGGCTCCAGTAGTTACTGTAGAAGTTTCAAAAGATCATGTGGATCGTTTTGATGCTCAAGTTACTCTATTAAATGAGACTTTCTTGAAGAACCAAGAAAACAAGGAAGATATGATCAGAGTCACTGATGATGAGCACTCTAAGGATGGGGCCACATTTGAATACTCCCGTGATTTGGAACATGAAAAGAAAGATGTGACAGAGGACCGTTGCAGTAATTCCCCGGGCACAGAGGAGCTTACCATTAAGAATGAGAAAGACTCAACGGAGCAAGAAGTCTCTGCCATGATTCAAGAGTATATGGATCGCGAGAAGTTGGAAGATGGGAGTACTGAGGTTAGGGTTTCCTGTGTTGATAGCAGAGAGAAAGAACTTGCTCATGTTAATGCAAGTGGTCGTGCCCCTTCGGATGTATGCCCACTACAACATGCTCCCAGTGAGTTAAGAAAGGAGCATTTGTCATTTTCAAGTTATGCCAATGAAAATGTTGAATTAggaataaaaaaggagaaagagacaTTTATTCCGAATTCAGACAACCATAGTCCGGCATCTGTCAATTTGTCTGCAAGAACAG ATGTAGCTGAAAATGTCACAATGCAGCAGCTGAATCTGATATCGCCTCTGACCAAGAGTTTGGACGTAAAAATGGAGGAACCTGGGAAGCTTATCAATTCCTCAATGGTGGGAAGGACAAAAGCCAGGAGCAATTTCATCAAGAAAACGCCGAAGAAGTTGCTTGCAACTTCAGATATGAAAGAGAATATGCTGAGCACTAAGTGGGAGCAAGTCGGTAGCGTCACAGCTTCCAAAACAGCGAAAACCAGGAGGGTCTTGGAGGATCTACAGAGGAAACAGATATAG